In one window of Pseudomonas putida DNA:
- a CDS encoding PaaI family thioesterase → MDVPKEYVESAFSQLLGCRLQRLDTGVAEVALALEPHLRNRGQKLHGGAIFSLVDIAMGLACSASHGFDQQSVTIECKINYMRAVSDGEVLCTARVIHAGRRTLVVDADVLQGDKLVAKAQGTFAVL, encoded by the coding sequence ATGGACGTCCCGAAGGAATACGTCGAAAGCGCCTTCAGCCAGCTCCTGGGCTGCCGCCTGCAACGCCTGGACACAGGCGTTGCCGAGGTGGCCCTGGCGCTGGAACCACACCTGCGCAACCGTGGCCAGAAACTGCACGGCGGGGCGATCTTCAGCCTGGTGGACATCGCCATGGGCCTGGCCTGCTCGGCCAGCCATGGCTTCGACCAGCAAAGCGTGACCATCGAATGCAAGATCAACTACATGCGCGCTGTCAGCGACGGCGAAGTGCTGTGCACCGCCCGGGTGATACACGCAGGGCGGCGCACGCTGGTGGTCGACGCCGACGTGCTCCAGGGCGACAAGCTGGTGGCCAAGGCACAGGGAACCTTCGCGGTTCTCTAG